The following proteins are co-located in the Polyangiaceae bacterium genome:
- a CDS encoding serine/threonine-protein kinase — protein MVDGVSDDVPSSRAAGGVDSGATTVLASSDDQYELVTGEPSVVPVFTDDDAVEPKRAQRYASGQILGAGGMGEVRLDQDSRIGRHVATKRLLTHADSAATRRRFLREARIQGQLEHPAVVPVYDLDFDENDAPFFTMKRVRGQTLSRILEHLERGIEGVVSRFGRRRLLAAFVQVCHAVHYAHVRGVVHRDLKPGNIMLGDFGEVYVLDWGVARVQQDDAGGAAPSTNEVVLDTASGLTRDGDLVGSLGYMAPEQMEAGLSAVDARTDVYALGLVLYELLALSRFRQSGTLPDIVGRVLAGEDVVPSRVAKDVPPELDELVRACTARDPEERLQSAGELAEALERFLEGDRDRQARQKLAREHVARAQARVSGSKGAAEAVVPSDGVAARDGNARVEALREAVRALSLDPENEDAQRLLLELLVEAQGPAPAEAEAEAQRSVDEMRRRGARFAAYGFSAMVGTFPLALWLGIKSWSSILIMSAAGLACAAYAFYASRSDARPVHAYVLAVLVGTLVATTSVLCGPFVVVPSMAAGVAVYFAAHVTRKERRVALTAITLGALLPFGLQALGIGAPAYAFEPGRIVLFERAIRFPETPTLLALMYTNVTFTVLPAIFCGWIYDDLRQLQRRIIVQGWHLSQLFPRMGLRGHESVAGSST, from the coding sequence ATGGTGGATGGTGTTTCGGACGACGTCCCGTCGTCCCGGGCTGCTGGCGGAGTCGACTCGGGCGCGACGACGGTGCTCGCTTCGAGCGACGATCAGTACGAGCTCGTGACTGGGGAACCCAGCGTGGTTCCGGTATTCACGGACGATGACGCCGTGGAGCCGAAGCGAGCCCAGCGCTACGCGTCGGGGCAGATCCTCGGCGCTGGGGGTATGGGCGAGGTGCGACTCGATCAAGACTCGCGCATCGGACGCCATGTGGCCACCAAGCGCTTGCTCACCCACGCCGACAGCGCCGCGACGCGGCGACGCTTCCTGCGAGAGGCCCGCATCCAGGGTCAGCTCGAGCACCCCGCGGTGGTGCCGGTCTACGATCTGGATTTCGACGAGAACGACGCCCCGTTCTTCACCATGAAGCGGGTGCGGGGTCAGACCCTATCGCGGATCCTCGAACACCTGGAGCGCGGTATCGAAGGCGTGGTCAGCCGCTTCGGTCGCCGTCGACTGCTCGCCGCCTTCGTTCAGGTCTGTCACGCCGTGCACTACGCGCACGTGCGTGGCGTGGTGCATCGCGATCTGAAGCCCGGCAACATCATGCTCGGCGACTTTGGAGAAGTGTATGTCCTCGACTGGGGCGTGGCACGGGTGCAGCAAGATGACGCCGGCGGCGCTGCGCCCTCGACCAACGAAGTCGTGCTGGATACCGCGTCGGGGCTGACCCGCGATGGAGATTTGGTCGGCAGCCTGGGCTACATGGCGCCTGAGCAAATGGAGGCCGGCCTGAGCGCCGTGGACGCCCGCACCGACGTCTACGCCCTGGGACTCGTGCTCTACGAGTTGCTCGCCCTCTCGCGCTTTCGTCAGTCCGGCACGCTGCCGGACATCGTGGGTCGCGTGCTGGCGGGTGAGGACGTCGTACCGAGTCGCGTGGCCAAGGACGTGCCGCCGGAGCTCGACGAGCTGGTGCGCGCTTGCACCGCGCGCGATCCCGAGGAGCGCTTGCAGTCGGCGGGGGAACTCGCGGAAGCACTGGAACGGTTCCTGGAGGGAGATCGCGACCGACAGGCCCGGCAGAAGCTGGCTCGCGAGCACGTCGCGCGCGCCCAGGCTCGCGTCAGTGGCTCCAAGGGTGCGGCGGAAGCGGTCGTCCCCAGCGACGGGGTCGCTGCGAGGGATGGCAATGCTCGCGTCGAAGCCCTGCGCGAGGCGGTGCGAGCGCTGTCCCTCGATCCCGAGAACGAAGATGCTCAGCGGCTTCTGCTCGAGCTACTTGTGGAAGCCCAAGGTCCGGCCCCGGCGGAGGCCGAAGCCGAGGCGCAGCGCAGTGTCGACGAGATGCGTCGGCGTGGCGCGCGATTCGCGGCCTACGGTTTCAGCGCCATGGTGGGCACGTTCCCCCTGGCGCTGTGGCTCGGCATCAAGAGCTGGAGTTCGATCCTGATCATGAGTGCGGCTGGGCTCGCCTGCGCTGCCTATGCCTTCTACGCGTCTCGCTCCGACGCACGGCCTGTGCATGCCTACGTGCTGGCAGTGCTGGTCGGCACGCTCGTCGCGACCACGAGTGTTCTATGTGGGCCCTTCGTGGTGGTGCCTTCGATGGCGGCAGGGGTGGCCGTGTACTTCGCCGCGCACGTCACCCGCAAGGAACGGCGCGTAGCGCTCACGGCCATCACCCTCGGTGCCTTGCTGCCCTTTGGCCTACAAGCGTTGGGGATTGGAGCGCCGGCCTACGCCTTCGAGCCCGGACGCATCGTCCTGTTCGAGCGCGCCATTCGCTTCCCCGAGACGCCGACCCTGCTTGCCCTGATGTACACCAACGTGACCTTCACGGTGCTGCCGGCCATTTTCTGCGGTTGGATCTACGACGACCTTCGCCAGCTGCAGCGCCGGATCATCGTGCAGGGCTGGCACCTGTCCCAGCTGTTTCCACGAATGGGCCTGCGCGGACACGAGTCGGTGGCCGGGAGTTCGACATGA
- a CDS encoding ATP-binding protein: MATISRPLCGRAEETAILARLATSDKSEFLALYGRRRVGKTFLIRRFFQDRPSHYFEMVGRFQGSLDDQLRIFADALSTCFFHGARLATPAGWHEAFTALRTAIEARADDGRVVLFFDELPWIATHRSGCLQALEHFWNSWCSSREDILLVVCGSAASWMLRRIVNAKGGLHNRLTQSIRLLPFTLAENQDYFQSRRLAFTLRDQIELYMIFGGVPHYLEHVQRGRSVAQVVDALCLDKDGALAGEFERLFASLFEDDARYVGVVRALARKRRGLSRNELLRGLGLGSGGGVTTILENLEEGGFITATVPLGRSSRDRIYRLTDEFSLFHEKWLATRATSSWQSVRGGSRWQAWAGLAFESVCLKHAAQVKAALGISGVQASVSAWLHEEAQIDMLIDRADNVVSVVEIKFSDAPFTITRKYADELRRKLAVFRQRTKLKKAVHLVLLTCHGVTDNEYKRELVDAEVTMDALFGTG; the protein is encoded by the coding sequence ATGGCGACTATTAGCCGGCCGCTCTGTGGAAGGGCTGAAGAAACCGCGATCCTGGCGCGGTTGGCAACGTCGGACAAGTCCGAGTTCCTCGCGCTCTACGGTCGGCGCCGGGTGGGGAAGACCTTTCTAATTCGGCGCTTCTTCCAGGACCGCCCGAGCCACTACTTCGAGATGGTGGGACGGTTCCAGGGCAGTCTGGACGACCAACTCCGCATCTTTGCCGATGCGCTGTCGACTTGCTTCTTCCACGGTGCTCGCCTCGCGACTCCCGCCGGGTGGCACGAAGCCTTCACAGCCCTGCGGACTGCGATCGAGGCGCGGGCCGACGATGGGCGCGTCGTACTCTTCTTCGACGAGTTGCCGTGGATTGCGACTCACCGTTCGGGTTGCCTGCAGGCGTTGGAGCATTTCTGGAACTCGTGGTGCTCGAGTCGCGAGGACATTCTGCTCGTCGTCTGCGGCTCTGCCGCGTCTTGGATGTTGCGTCGGATCGTGAACGCCAAAGGAGGATTGCACAACCGTTTGACGCAGAGCATCCGCTTGCTGCCCTTCACCCTGGCGGAGAACCAAGACTACTTCCAGTCCAGGCGCCTCGCGTTCACGCTGCGTGACCAGATCGAGCTGTACATGATCTTCGGAGGCGTGCCGCACTACCTCGAACACGTCCAGCGCGGCCGTTCGGTGGCGCAAGTGGTCGACGCGCTTTGCCTGGACAAGGACGGCGCTCTGGCAGGGGAGTTCGAGCGCCTCTTCGCGTCCCTGTTCGAGGATGATGCGCGCTACGTGGGGGTCGTGCGAGCGCTAGCGAGAAAGCGACGAGGGCTCTCCCGCAACGAGTTGCTGCGCGGTCTCGGGCTTGGGTCCGGGGGAGGCGTGACCACCATCCTGGAGAACCTGGAGGAAGGGGGCTTCATCACGGCTACCGTGCCTCTGGGACGTAGCTCTCGGGATCGTATCTACCGGCTGACGGACGAGTTCAGTTTGTTCCACGAAAAGTGGCTAGCGACGCGCGCGACGAGCAGCTGGCAGTCGGTGCGGGGTGGCAGTCGCTGGCAGGCGTGGGCGGGGCTGGCGTTCGAGAGCGTCTGTCTCAAACACGCAGCGCAAGTGAAGGCTGCTCTGGGGATCTCGGGCGTGCAAGCCTCGGTGTCCGCCTGGCTGCATGAAGAGGCGCAGATTGACATGCTCATCGACCGTGCCGACAACGTGGTTTCCGTCGTGGAGATCAAGTTCAGCGACGCGCCCTTCACCATCACGCGGAAGTATGCGGACGAGCTTCGGCGCAAGCTCGCCGTCTTTCGCCAACGGACGAAGCTCAAGAAGGCCGTGCACCTGGTCCTGCTCACCTGTCATGGCGTCACCGACAACGAATACAAGCGGGAGCTGGTGGATGCCGAGGTGACGATGGATGCGCTTTTCGGCACGGGTTAG